From the Desulfosarcina sp. BuS5 genome, one window contains:
- a CDS encoding UbiX family flavin prenyltransferase — protein sequence MKKRIIVAICGASGSIYGIRLLKALLKIPLNIYLVISASGYRVLEHEAGYNAGCNLASFISFLKKEGICFHKDAVLNVYEQEDFFTPPASGSFVHDGMVIAPCSMGTLGSIASGISDNLIKRAADVCLKEKRPLILLTRETPLSLIHIKNMYKAAESGAIIMPPCPGFYFKPGSVEELIDSVIARVLDHLNIKQTLVKEWGINDFV from the coding sequence ATGAAAAAACGTATTATTGTCGCAATTTGCGGCGCTTCCGGTTCCATCTACGGAATAAGACTTTTAAAGGCTCTTCTGAAAATCCCTTTAAACATATATCTTGTCATTTCAGCATCAGGCTACAGGGTTCTGGAACATGAGGCCGGTTATAATGCCGGCTGCAACCTTGCCTCTTTTATCAGTTTTCTTAAAAAAGAAGGGATCTGTTTTCATAAAGATGCCGTGCTTAATGTTTATGAGCAGGAGGATTTTTTCACACCTCCGGCCAGCGGATCATTTGTTCATGACGGAATGGTTATAGCTCCCTGTTCCATGGGCACCCTGGGTTCAATAGCATCAGGGATTTCGGATAATCTTATAAAGAGAGCAGCGGATGTTTGTCTGAAAGAAAAAAGGCCACTGATCCTTTTAACAAGAGAAACACCCTTAAGCCTGATCCATATAAAAAATATGTACAAGGCCGCTGAATCAGGCGCCATAATAATGCCCCCCTGCCCGGGATTCTATTTCAAACCGGGCAGTGTGGAAGAATTGATAGATTCTGTTATCGCCCGCGTCCTGGATCATTTGAATATCAAACAGACTCTTGTTAAAGAGTGGGGGATAAACGATTTTGTATAA